One segment of Clupea harengus unplaced genomic scaffold, Ch_v2.0.2, whole genome shotgun sequence DNA contains the following:
- the LOC122132585 gene encoding testis-specific expressed protein 55-like isoform X1, with amino-acid sequence MCYYGPHRNLQVMSNTEKVLITETDGSTALKNATFTDPYENAVRYMEKHNILQMFQEIAEKLVFDRPRDPLQAMLEQVQRKIKDREESRKSE; translated from the exons ATGTGCTACTACGGCCCACATCGAAAC CTCCAAGTCATGTCTAACACCGAGAAGGTTCTCATCACTGAGACGGATGGATCCACAGCGCTCAAGAACGCCACCTTCACAGACCCCTACGAAAATGCTGTCAGATACATGGAGAAACACAACATATTACAGATGTTTCAg GAAATAGCTGAGAAGCTGGTGTTCGACCGACCAAGAGACCCACTGCAGGCCATGCTGGAACAG GTTCAAAGGAAGATCAAGGACCGGGAGGAGTCAAGGAAATCTGAATGA
- the LOC122132585 gene encoding testis-specific expressed protein 55-like isoform X2 — MSNTEKVLITETDGSTALKNATFTDPYENAVRYMEKHNILQMFQEIAEKLVFDRPRDPLQAMLEQVQRKIKDREESRKSE; from the exons ATGTCTAACACCGAGAAGGTTCTCATCACTGAGACGGATGGATCCACAGCGCTCAAGAACGCCACCTTCACAGACCCCTACGAAAATGCTGTCAGATACATGGAGAAACACAACATATTACAGATGTTTCAg GAAATAGCTGAGAAGCTGGTGTTCGACCGACCAAGAGACCCACTGCAGGCCATGCTGGAACAG GTTCAAAGGAAGATCAAGGACCGGGAGGAGTCAAGGAAATCTGAATGA